Proteins encoded within one genomic window of Mya arenaria isolate MELC-2E11 chromosome 13, ASM2691426v1:
- the LOC128213822 gene encoding uncharacterized protein LOC128213822, with the protein MVFIEVRGEVMLTVDDEDPDVDIELDDDDITVAPEMDVIAVTCLVMLSVDDEDWDFDNEIDVEEISLVFEIVVIGITDEVMLNVDDGDWDVEIDLDEEDRSVVPAMVFIEVRGEVMLSVDDEDSDIDIELDDADISVAPEMDVIAGTGDVMLSVDEEDWDVDHELDVEEISLVFEIVVIEVTGEVMLSVDDEDLDIDIELEDEDDRSVVREMVVIEVRDEVMLSVDDKDWDDDNELDDVDISVVPDMIVIGVTDEVMMNVDDEDLVVDIELNDDDKSVFSDMDVRAVTDEVMLSVDDEDWVVDIDLDGDD; encoded by the coding sequence ATGGTTTTCATAGAAGTTCGTGGTGAAGTAATGCTAACTGTCGATGATGAAGATCCGGATGTCGACATTGAACTTGACGATGACGATATAACAGTTGCTCCCGAAATGGATGTCATAGCAGTTACTTGTTTAGTAATGCTGAGTGTCGATGATGAAGATTGGGACTTCGACAATGAAATTGACGTCGAAGAAATATCACTTGTTTTCGAAATTGTTGTCATAGGGATTACAGATGAAGTCATGCTGAATGTCGATGATGGAGATTGGGACGTCGAAATTGACCTTGACGAAGAGGATAGATCAGTTGTTCCCGCAATGGTTTTCATAGAAGTTCGTGGTGAAGTAATGCTAAGTGTCGATGATGAAGATTCGGACATCGACATTGAACTTGACGATGCCGATATATCAGTTGCTCCCGAAATGGATGTCATAGCAGGTACTGGTGATGTAATGCTGAGTGTCGATGAAGAAGATTGGGACGTCGACCATGAACTGGACGTCGAAGAAATATCACTTGTTTTCGAAATTGTTGTCATAGAGGTTACTGGAGAAGTAATGCTGAGTGTCGATGATGAAGATTTGGACATCGACATTGAACTTGAAGACGAGGACGATAGATCAGTTGTTCGCGAAATGGTTGTCATAGAAGTTCGTGATGAAGTTATGCTTAGTGTCGATGATAAAGATTGGGACGACGATAATGAACTTGACGACGTAGATATATCAGTTGTTCCCGACATGATTGTCATAGGAGTTACTGATGAAGTTATGATGAATGTTGATGATGAAGATTTGGTCGTCGACATTGAACTCAACGACGACGATAAATCAGTTTTTTCTGACATGGATGTCAGAGCCGTTACTGATGAAGTAATGCTGAGTGTCGATGATGAGGATTGGGTCGTCGACATTGACCTAGACGGCGACGATTGA
- the LOC128213823 gene encoding serine-rich adhesin for platelets-like, whose amino-acid sequence MSTSPSSSSTLIITSLVTPVTTISETTDLSSSSSSVSTSKSSSSTLIITSPVTPMTTILRTTDLSSSSRSMSTSKSSSSTLIITSSVTPMTTILGTTDISSSSSSMSTSKSSSSTLSITSPEPAITTISGTTDISSSSSSISTSQSSSLTLHISSTETAMTSNAGTTDISPSSSSTSKSHSSSSTLSITSPVPAMTSISGTTDISSSSSSVTTSQYSSSTLSITSSVTYMTTISGTTELSSLSSQMSTSPSSSSTLIITSLVTPVTTISETTDLSSSSSSVSTSKSSSSTLIITSPVTPMTTILRTTDLSSSSRSMSTSKSSSSTLIITSSVTPMTTILGTTDISSSSSSMSTSKSSSSTLSITSPEPAITTISGTTDISSSSSSISTSQSSSLTLHISSTETAMTSNAGTTDISPSSSSTSKSHSSSSTLSITSPVPAMTSISGTTDISSSSSSVTTSQYSSSTLSITSSVTYMTTISGTTELSSLSSQMSTSPSSSSTLIITSLVTPVTTISETTDLSSSSSSVSTSKSSSSTLIITSPVTPMTTILRTTDLSSSSRSMSTSKSSSPTLIITSSVTPMTTILRTTDISSSSRSMSTSKSSSSTLSITSPEPAITTISGTTDISSSSSSISTSQSSSLTLHISSTETAMTSNAGTTDISPSSSSTSKSHSSSSTLSITSPVPAMTSISGTTDISSSSSSVTTSQYSSSTLSITSSVTYMTTISGTTELSSLSSQMSTSPSSSSTLIITSLVTPVTTISETTDLSSSSSSVSTSKSSSSTLIITSPVTPMTTILRTTDLSSLSRSMSTSKSSSSTLIISSSVTPMTTILGTTDISSSSSSMSTSKSSSSTLRIT is encoded by the coding sequence ATGTCGACATCACCATCTTCATCATCGACACTCATCATTACTTCATTAGTTACCCCTGTGACAACCATTTCGGAAACAACTGATTTATCGTCCTCGTCAAGTTCAGTGTCGACGTCCAAATCTTCTTCATCGACACTCATCATAACTTCACCAGTAACTCCTATGACAACCATTTTGCGAACAACTGATTTATCCTCATCGTCAAGATCAATGTCGACGTCCAAATCTTCATCCTCGACACTCATTATAACTTCATCAGTAACTCCTATGACAACGATTTTGGGAACAACTGATATATCTTCGTCGTCAAGTTCAATGTCGACGTCCAAATCTTCATCATCGACACTCAGTATTACTTCACCAGAACCTGCTATAACAACCATTTCGGGAACAACTGATATATCTTCTTCGTCAAGTTCAATATCGACGTCCCAATCTTCATCATTGACACTTCACATTTCTTCAACAGAAACTGCTATGACATCCAACGCAGGAACAACTGATATATCGCCCTCGTCAAGTTCAACGTCGAAGTCCCATTCTTCATCATCAACACTAAGCATTACATCACCAGTACCTGCTATGACATCCATTTCGGGAACAACTGATATATCTTCTTCTTCAAGTTCAGTGACGACGTCCCAATATTCATCATCGACACTCAGCATTACTTCATCAGTTACATATATGACAACCATTTCGGGGACAACTGAATTATCGTCTTTGTCAAGTCAAATGTCGACATCACCATCTTCATCATCGACACTCATCATTACTTCATTAGTTACCCCTGTGACAACCATTTCGGAAACAACTGATTTATCGTCCTCGTCAAGTTCAGTGTCGACGTCCAAATCTTCTTCATCGACACTCATCATAACTTCACCAGTAACTCCTATGACAACCATTTTGCGAACAACTGATTTATCCTCATCGTCAAGATCAATGTCGACGTCCAAATCTTCATCCTCGACACTCATTATAACTTCATCAGTAACTCCTATGACAACGATTTTGGGAACAACTGATATATCTTCGTCGTCAAGTTCAATGTCGACGTCCAAATCTTCATCATCGACACTCAGTATTACTTCACCAGAACCTGCTATAACAACCATTTCGGGAACAACTGATATATCTTCTTCGTCAAGTTCAATATCGACGTCCCAATCTTCATCATTGACACTTCACATTTCTTCAACAGAAACTGCTATGACATCCAACGCAGGAACAACTGATATATCGCCCTCGTCAAGTTCAACGTCGAAGTCCCATTCTTCATCATCAACACTAAGCATTACATCACCAGTACCTGCTATGACATCCATTTCGGGAACAACTGATATATCTTCTTCTTCAAGTTCAGTGACGACGTCCCAATATTCATCATCGACACTCAGCATTACTTCATCAGTTACATATATGACAACCATTTCGGGGACAACTGAATTATCGTCTTTGTCAAGTCAAATGTCGACATCACCATCTTCATCATCGACACTCATCATTACTTCATTAGTTACCCCTGTGACAACCATTTCGGAAACAACTGATTTATCGTCCTCGTCAAGTTCAGTGTCGACGTCCAAATCTTCTTCATCGACACTCATCATAACTTCACCAGTAACTCCTATGACAACCATTTTGCGAACAACTGATTTATCCTCATCGTCAAGATCAATGTCGACGTCCAAATCTTCATCCCCGACACTCATCATAACTTCATCAGTAACTCCTATGACAACCATTTTGAGAACAACTGATATATCGTCATCGTCAAGATCAATGTCGACGTCCAAATCTTCATCATCGACACTCAGTATTACTTCACCAGAACCTGCTATAACAACCATTTCGGGAACAACTGATATATCTTCTTCGTCAAGTTCAATATCGACGTCCCAATCTTCATCATTGACACTTCACATTTCTTCAACAGAAACTGCTATGACATCCAACGCAGGAACAACTGATATATCGCCCTCGTCAAGTTCAACGTCGAAGTCCCATTCTTCATCATCAACACTAAGCATTACATCACCAGTACCTGCTATGACATCCATTTCGGGAACAACTGATATATCTTCTTCTTCAAGTTCAGTGACGACGTCCCAATATTCATCATCGACACTCAGCATTACTTCATCAGTTACATATATGACAACCATTTCGGGGACAACTGAATTATCGTCTTTGTCAAGTCAAATGTCGACATCACCATCTTCATCATCGACACTCATCATTACTTCATTAGTTACCCCTGTGACAACCATTTCGGAAACAACTGATTTATCGTCCTCGTCAAGTTCAGTGTCGACGTCCAAATCTTCTTCATCGACACTCATCATAACTTCACCAGTAACTCCTATGACAACCATTTTGCGAACAACTGATTTATCTTCATTGTCAAGATCAATGTCGACGTCCAAATCTTCATCCTCGACACTCATCATATCTTCATCAGTAACTCCTATGACAACGATTTTGGGAACAACTGATATATCTTCGTCGTCAAGTTCAATGTCGACGTCCAAATCTTCATCATCGACACTCAGAATTACT